The proteins below come from a single Drosophila busckii strain San Diego stock center, stock number 13000-0081.31 chromosome X, ASM1175060v1, whole genome shotgun sequence genomic window:
- the LOC108606538 gene encoding protein scalloped isoform X1, translating into MKNITSSSTCSTGLLQLQNNLSNSELDVAVVGKPEAVGPGTIPSPWTPVNAGPPGPLGSADTNGSMVDSKNLDVGDMSDDEKDLSSADAEGVWSPDIEQSFQEALSIYPPCGRRKIILSDEGKMYGRNELIARYIKLRTGKTRTRKQVSSHIQVLARRKLREIQAKIKVEPNGVSLHLLNEKEQALQAMSSMSSSQIVSAQAANNLALAASALTAAGVHHSKHHLPHPAHHQHSHHHHHHHHHPHPHPHHHHQMGVAAAAAAAAAAAAAAVAVGQSPAAVPGAAGGGGGAASGAAPNSVAVLPASSASASASPPRHHLTAHHSHHNLPHHHRHHMHPHHHHHAAAVAAAYHMQQQQQQQQQQQQQGSSEDVVTTAGAEGSTAAPPLHHPPLYPGQFWQPGLQPSTSQDFYDYSIKPFAQPPYTPGKPSTAVSGEIEAGIPPTQLPWEGRAIATHKFRLLEFTAFMEIQRDEIYHRHLFVQLGGKPSFSDPLLETVDIRQILDKFPEKNGGLKDLYEKGPQNAFYLVKCWADLNTDVTTGSETGDFYGVTSQYESNENIELVCSTIVCSFGKQVVEKVEKEYSRLENNRYVYRIQRSPMCEYMINFIQKLKNLPERYMMNSVLENFTILQVMRARETEETLLCIAYVFEVAAQNSGTTHHIYRLIKE; encoded by the exons ATGAAAAACATTACCAGCTCAAGCACTTGCAGCACGgggctgctgcaattgcagaaCAATCTCAGCAACAGCGAATTGGACGTCGCTGTTGTTGGCAAACCAGAAGCAG TCGGACCCGGCACCATACCATCCCCGTGGACACCAGTGAATGCCGGTCCACCGGGTCCACTGGGTTCGGCAGACACAAATGGCAGCATGGTGGACAGTAAAAACTTGGATGTTGGCGATATGAGCGAT GACGAAAAGGACTTGTCATCCGCTGATGCCGAAGGTGTTTGGAGTCCAGACATTGAGCAAAGCTTTCAAGAGGCATTATCAATATATCCACCATGTGGACGCAGGAAAATTATATTATCCGATGAGGGTAAAATGTATG GCCGCAATGAGCTGATCGCACGTTACATTAAATTGCGCACGGGCAAGACGAGAACCCGCAAACAAGTCTCATCCCATATACAAGTGCTCGCCCGACGAAAACTCCGTGAAATTCAAGCCAAAATTAAAGTC GAACCAAATGGTGTGTCCTTGCATTTACTCAATGAGAAAGAGCAAGCGCTGCAGGCGATGAGCTCCATGTCCAGTTCACAAATTGTCTCCGCCCAGGCGGCCAACAATTTGGCTTTGGCGGCCAGCGCGCTGACGGCGGCCGGCGTGCATCACTCGAAGCACCACTTGCCGCATCCTGCCCACCATCAGCACAGCCACCATCATCACCACCACCATCATcatccgcatccgcatccgcaCCACCATCATCAGATGGGtgtggctgctgcggcggcggcggcggcagctgctgcagctgctgccgttgcagtGGGTCAATCTCCAGCGGCGGTAcctggtgctgctggtggtggtggtggtgctgctagTGGTGCTGCCCCCAATTCAGTTGCAGTGCTGCCGGCatcgtcagcgtcagcgtcggcCTCACCGCCGCGTCACCATCTTACTGCCCACCATTCCCATCACAATTTGCCgcaccaccaccgccaccacaTGCATCCGCATCATCACCACCATGCGGCGGCTGTTGCAGCGGCTTACcacatgcagcaacaacaacaacagcagcagcagcagcagcaacaaggctCCAGCGAGGATGTGGTGACTACTGCGGGTGCTGAGGGCTCAACGGCGGCGCCGCCATTGCATCATCCGCCGTTGTATCCGGGC CAATTTTGGCAGCCTGGTCTACAGCCGAGCACATCGCAAGA TTTCTATGATTACAGCATCAAGCCGTTTGCCCAGCCCCCCTACACACCCGGCAAGCCCTCGACGGCGGTATCTGGTGAAATTGAGGCTGGCATACCGCCCACACAGTTGCCCTGGGAGGGCAGAGCCATAGCTACGCACAAATTCCGTTTGCTTGAGTTTACCGCCTTCATGGAAATCCAAAGAGATGAGATC TATCACCGACATCTGTTTGTGCAGTTAGGCGGCAAGCCCTCGTTCTCCGATCCGCTGCTAGAG ACTGTTGACATACGACAAATCTTGGATAAATTTCCGGAGAAAAACGGCGGCCTCAAAGATCTCTATGAGAAGGGACCACAGAATGCGTTCTACTTGGTTAAATGTTGGGCGGATCTCAACACGGATGTGACGACAGGCAGCGAAACGGGTGATTTCTATGGTGTGACCAGCCA ATACGAGAGCAATGAGAACATTGAGCTTGTCTGCTCGACAATCGTTTGCAGCTTTGGCAAACAGGTGGTGGAGAAGGTGGAGAAGGAGTATTCACGTCTGGAGAACAATCGCTATGTCTATCGCATACAGCGCTCACCCATGTGCGAATATATGatcaattttatacaaaagctGAAGAATTTACCTGAACGCTATATGATGAACAGTGTGCTCGAGAATTTCACAATATTGCAG GTAATGCGAGCGCGTGAAACGGAAGAGACACTGCTATGCATAGCGTACGTGTTTGAGGTGGCGGCCCAGAATAGCGGTACTACGCATCATATCTATCGTCTTATAAAGGAATAG
- the LOC108606538 gene encoding protein scalloped isoform X2 yields MKNITSSSTCSTGLLQLQNNLSNSELDVAVVGKPEAVGPGTIPSPWTPVNAGPPGPLGSADTNGSMVDSKNLDVGDMSDDEKDLSSADAEGVWSPDIEQSFQEALSIYPPCGRRKIILSDEGKMYGRNELIARYIKLRTGKTRTRKQVSSHIQVLARRKLREIQAKIKVEPNGVSLHLLNEKEQALQAMSSMSSSQIVSAQAANNLALAASALTAAGVHHSKHHLPHPAHHQHSHHHHHHHHHPHPHPHHHHQMGVAAAAAAAAAAAAAAVAVGQSPAAVPGAAGGGGGAASGAAPNSVAVLPASSASASASPPRHHLTAHHSHHNLPHHHRHHMHPHHHHHAAAVAAAYHMQQQQQQQQQQQQQGSSEDVVTTAGAEGSTAAPPLHHPPLYPGQFWQPGLQPSTSQDIKPFAQPPYTPGKPSTAVSGEIEAGIPPTQLPWEGRAIATHKFRLLEFTAFMEIQRDEIYHRHLFVQLGGKPSFSDPLLETVDIRQILDKFPEKNGGLKDLYEKGPQNAFYLVKCWADLNTDVTTGSETGDFYGVTSQYESNENIELVCSTIVCSFGKQVVEKVEKEYSRLENNRYVYRIQRSPMCEYMINFIQKLKNLPERYMMNSVLENFTILQVMRARETEETLLCIAYVFEVAAQNSGTTHHIYRLIKE; encoded by the exons ATGAAAAACATTACCAGCTCAAGCACTTGCAGCACGgggctgctgcaattgcagaaCAATCTCAGCAACAGCGAATTGGACGTCGCTGTTGTTGGCAAACCAGAAGCAG TCGGACCCGGCACCATACCATCCCCGTGGACACCAGTGAATGCCGGTCCACCGGGTCCACTGGGTTCGGCAGACACAAATGGCAGCATGGTGGACAGTAAAAACTTGGATGTTGGCGATATGAGCGAT GACGAAAAGGACTTGTCATCCGCTGATGCCGAAGGTGTTTGGAGTCCAGACATTGAGCAAAGCTTTCAAGAGGCATTATCAATATATCCACCATGTGGACGCAGGAAAATTATATTATCCGATGAGGGTAAAATGTATG GCCGCAATGAGCTGATCGCACGTTACATTAAATTGCGCACGGGCAAGACGAGAACCCGCAAACAAGTCTCATCCCATATACAAGTGCTCGCCCGACGAAAACTCCGTGAAATTCAAGCCAAAATTAAAGTC GAACCAAATGGTGTGTCCTTGCATTTACTCAATGAGAAAGAGCAAGCGCTGCAGGCGATGAGCTCCATGTCCAGTTCACAAATTGTCTCCGCCCAGGCGGCCAACAATTTGGCTTTGGCGGCCAGCGCGCTGACGGCGGCCGGCGTGCATCACTCGAAGCACCACTTGCCGCATCCTGCCCACCATCAGCACAGCCACCATCATCACCACCACCATCATcatccgcatccgcatccgcaCCACCATCATCAGATGGGtgtggctgctgcggcggcggcggcggcagctgctgcagctgctgccgttgcagtGGGTCAATCTCCAGCGGCGGTAcctggtgctgctggtggtggtggtggtgctgctagTGGTGCTGCCCCCAATTCAGTTGCAGTGCTGCCGGCatcgtcagcgtcagcgtcggcCTCACCGCCGCGTCACCATCTTACTGCCCACCATTCCCATCACAATTTGCCgcaccaccaccgccaccacaTGCATCCGCATCATCACCACCATGCGGCGGCTGTTGCAGCGGCTTACcacatgcagcaacaacaacaacagcagcagcagcagcagcaacaaggctCCAGCGAGGATGTGGTGACTACTGCGGGTGCTGAGGGCTCAACGGCGGCGCCGCCATTGCATCATCCGCCGTTGTATCCGGGC CAATTTTGGCAGCCTGGTCTACAGCCGAGCACATCGCAAGA CATCAAGCCGTTTGCCCAGCCCCCCTACACACCCGGCAAGCCCTCGACGGCGGTATCTGGTGAAATTGAGGCTGGCATACCGCCCACACAGTTGCCCTGGGAGGGCAGAGCCATAGCTACGCACAAATTCCGTTTGCTTGAGTTTACCGCCTTCATGGAAATCCAAAGAGATGAGATC TATCACCGACATCTGTTTGTGCAGTTAGGCGGCAAGCCCTCGTTCTCCGATCCGCTGCTAGAG ACTGTTGACATACGACAAATCTTGGATAAATTTCCGGAGAAAAACGGCGGCCTCAAAGATCTCTATGAGAAGGGACCACAGAATGCGTTCTACTTGGTTAAATGTTGGGCGGATCTCAACACGGATGTGACGACAGGCAGCGAAACGGGTGATTTCTATGGTGTGACCAGCCA ATACGAGAGCAATGAGAACATTGAGCTTGTCTGCTCGACAATCGTTTGCAGCTTTGGCAAACAGGTGGTGGAGAAGGTGGAGAAGGAGTATTCACGTCTGGAGAACAATCGCTATGTCTATCGCATACAGCGCTCACCCATGTGCGAATATATGatcaattttatacaaaagctGAAGAATTTACCTGAACGCTATATGATGAACAGTGTGCTCGAGAATTTCACAATATTGCAG GTAATGCGAGCGCGTGAAACGGAAGAGACACTGCTATGCATAGCGTACGTGTTTGAGGTGGCGGCCCAGAATAGCGGTACTACGCATCATATCTATCGTCTTATAAAGGAATAG
- the LOC108606538 gene encoding protein scalloped isoform X6, which produces MKNITSSSTCSTGLLQLQNNLSNSELDVAVVGKPEAVGPGTIPSPWTPVNAGPPGPLGSADTNGSMVDSKNLDVGDMSDDEKDLSSADAEGVWSPDIEQSFQEALSIYPPCGRRKIILSDEGKMYGRNELIARYIKLRTGKTRTRKQVSSHIQVLARRKLREIQAKIKVQFWQPGLQPSTSQDFYDYSIKPFAQPPYTPGKPSTAVSGEIEAGIPPTQLPWEGRAIATHKFRLLEFTAFMEIQRDEIYHRHLFVQLGGKPSFSDPLLETVDIRQILDKFPEKNGGLKDLYEKGPQNAFYLVKCWADLNTDVTTGSETGDFYGVTSQYESNENIELVCSTIVCSFGKQVVEKVEKEYSRLENNRYVYRIQRSPMCEYMINFIQKLKNLPERYMMNSVLENFTILQVMRARETEETLLCIAYVFEVAAQNSGTTHHIYRLIKE; this is translated from the exons ATGAAAAACATTACCAGCTCAAGCACTTGCAGCACGgggctgctgcaattgcagaaCAATCTCAGCAACAGCGAATTGGACGTCGCTGTTGTTGGCAAACCAGAAGCAG TCGGACCCGGCACCATACCATCCCCGTGGACACCAGTGAATGCCGGTCCACCGGGTCCACTGGGTTCGGCAGACACAAATGGCAGCATGGTGGACAGTAAAAACTTGGATGTTGGCGATATGAGCGAT GACGAAAAGGACTTGTCATCCGCTGATGCCGAAGGTGTTTGGAGTCCAGACATTGAGCAAAGCTTTCAAGAGGCATTATCAATATATCCACCATGTGGACGCAGGAAAATTATATTATCCGATGAGGGTAAAATGTATG GCCGCAATGAGCTGATCGCACGTTACATTAAATTGCGCACGGGCAAGACGAGAACCCGCAAACAAGTCTCATCCCATATACAAGTGCTCGCCCGACGAAAACTCCGTGAAATTCAAGCCAAAATTAAAGTC CAATTTTGGCAGCCTGGTCTACAGCCGAGCACATCGCAAGA TTTCTATGATTACAGCATCAAGCCGTTTGCCCAGCCCCCCTACACACCCGGCAAGCCCTCGACGGCGGTATCTGGTGAAATTGAGGCTGGCATACCGCCCACACAGTTGCCCTGGGAGGGCAGAGCCATAGCTACGCACAAATTCCGTTTGCTTGAGTTTACCGCCTTCATGGAAATCCAAAGAGATGAGATC TATCACCGACATCTGTTTGTGCAGTTAGGCGGCAAGCCCTCGTTCTCCGATCCGCTGCTAGAG ACTGTTGACATACGACAAATCTTGGATAAATTTCCGGAGAAAAACGGCGGCCTCAAAGATCTCTATGAGAAGGGACCACAGAATGCGTTCTACTTGGTTAAATGTTGGGCGGATCTCAACACGGATGTGACGACAGGCAGCGAAACGGGTGATTTCTATGGTGTGACCAGCCA ATACGAGAGCAATGAGAACATTGAGCTTGTCTGCTCGACAATCGTTTGCAGCTTTGGCAAACAGGTGGTGGAGAAGGTGGAGAAGGAGTATTCACGTCTGGAGAACAATCGCTATGTCTATCGCATACAGCGCTCACCCATGTGCGAATATATGatcaattttatacaaaagctGAAGAATTTACCTGAACGCTATATGATGAACAGTGTGCTCGAGAATTTCACAATATTGCAG GTAATGCGAGCGCGTGAAACGGAAGAGACACTGCTATGCATAGCGTACGTGTTTGAGGTGGCGGCCCAGAATAGCGGTACTACGCATCATATCTATCGTCTTATAAAGGAATAG
- the LOC108606538 gene encoding protein scalloped isoform X7: MKNITSSSTCSTGLLQLQNNLSNSELDVAVVGKPEAVGPGTIPSPWTPVNAGPPGPLGSADTNGSMVDSKNLDVGDMSDDEKDLSSADAEGVWSPDIEQSFQEALSIYPPCGRRKIILSDEGKMYGRNELIARYIKLRTGKTRTRKQVSSHIQVLARRKLREIQAKIKVQFWQPGLQPSTSQDIKPFAQPPYTPGKPSTAVSGEIEAGIPPTQLPWEGRAIATHKFRLLEFTAFMEIQRDEIYHRHLFVQLGGKPSFSDPLLETVDIRQILDKFPEKNGGLKDLYEKGPQNAFYLVKCWADLNTDVTTGSETGDFYGVTSQYESNENIELVCSTIVCSFGKQVVEKVEKEYSRLENNRYVYRIQRSPMCEYMINFIQKLKNLPERYMMNSVLENFTILQVMRARETEETLLCIAYVFEVAAQNSGTTHHIYRLIKE; this comes from the exons ATGAAAAACATTACCAGCTCAAGCACTTGCAGCACGgggctgctgcaattgcagaaCAATCTCAGCAACAGCGAATTGGACGTCGCTGTTGTTGGCAAACCAGAAGCAG TCGGACCCGGCACCATACCATCCCCGTGGACACCAGTGAATGCCGGTCCACCGGGTCCACTGGGTTCGGCAGACACAAATGGCAGCATGGTGGACAGTAAAAACTTGGATGTTGGCGATATGAGCGAT GACGAAAAGGACTTGTCATCCGCTGATGCCGAAGGTGTTTGGAGTCCAGACATTGAGCAAAGCTTTCAAGAGGCATTATCAATATATCCACCATGTGGACGCAGGAAAATTATATTATCCGATGAGGGTAAAATGTATG GCCGCAATGAGCTGATCGCACGTTACATTAAATTGCGCACGGGCAAGACGAGAACCCGCAAACAAGTCTCATCCCATATACAAGTGCTCGCCCGACGAAAACTCCGTGAAATTCAAGCCAAAATTAAAGTC CAATTTTGGCAGCCTGGTCTACAGCCGAGCACATCGCAAGA CATCAAGCCGTTTGCCCAGCCCCCCTACACACCCGGCAAGCCCTCGACGGCGGTATCTGGTGAAATTGAGGCTGGCATACCGCCCACACAGTTGCCCTGGGAGGGCAGAGCCATAGCTACGCACAAATTCCGTTTGCTTGAGTTTACCGCCTTCATGGAAATCCAAAGAGATGAGATC TATCACCGACATCTGTTTGTGCAGTTAGGCGGCAAGCCCTCGTTCTCCGATCCGCTGCTAGAG ACTGTTGACATACGACAAATCTTGGATAAATTTCCGGAGAAAAACGGCGGCCTCAAAGATCTCTATGAGAAGGGACCACAGAATGCGTTCTACTTGGTTAAATGTTGGGCGGATCTCAACACGGATGTGACGACAGGCAGCGAAACGGGTGATTTCTATGGTGTGACCAGCCA ATACGAGAGCAATGAGAACATTGAGCTTGTCTGCTCGACAATCGTTTGCAGCTTTGGCAAACAGGTGGTGGAGAAGGTGGAGAAGGAGTATTCACGTCTGGAGAACAATCGCTATGTCTATCGCATACAGCGCTCACCCATGTGCGAATATATGatcaattttatacaaaagctGAAGAATTTACCTGAACGCTATATGATGAACAGTGTGCTCGAGAATTTCACAATATTGCAG GTAATGCGAGCGCGTGAAACGGAAGAGACACTGCTATGCATAGCGTACGTGTTTGAGGTGGCGGCCCAGAATAGCGGTACTACGCATCATATCTATCGTCTTATAAAGGAATAG
- the LOC108606538 gene encoding protein scalloped isoform X4 gives MCTIIGPGTIPSPWTPVNAGPPGPLGSADTNGSMVDSKNLDVGDMSDDEKDLSSADAEGVWSPDIEQSFQEALSIYPPCGRRKIILSDEGKMYGRNELIARYIKLRTGKTRTRKQVSSHIQVLARRKLREIQAKIKVEPNGVSLHLLNEKEQALQAMSSMSSSQIVSAQAANNLALAASALTAAGVHHSKHHLPHPAHHQHSHHHHHHHHHPHPHPHHHHQMGVAAAAAAAAAAAAAAVAVGQSPAAVPGAAGGGGGAASGAAPNSVAVLPASSASASASPPRHHLTAHHSHHNLPHHHRHHMHPHHHHHAAAVAAAYHMQQQQQQQQQQQQQGSSEDVVTTAGAEGSTAAPPLHHPPLYPGQFWQPGLQPSTSQDFYDYSIKPFAQPPYTPGKPSTAVSGEIEAGIPPTQLPWEGRAIATHKFRLLEFTAFMEIQRDEIYHRHLFVQLGGKPSFSDPLLETVDIRQILDKFPEKNGGLKDLYEKGPQNAFYLVKCWADLNTDVTTGSETGDFYGVTSQYESNENIELVCSTIVCSFGKQVVEKVEKEYSRLENNRYVYRIQRSPMCEYMINFIQKLKNLPERYMMNSVLENFTILQVMRARETEETLLCIAYVFEVAAQNSGTTHHIYRLIKE, from the exons ATGTGTACTATAa TCGGACCCGGCACCATACCATCCCCGTGGACACCAGTGAATGCCGGTCCACCGGGTCCACTGGGTTCGGCAGACACAAATGGCAGCATGGTGGACAGTAAAAACTTGGATGTTGGCGATATGAGCGAT GACGAAAAGGACTTGTCATCCGCTGATGCCGAAGGTGTTTGGAGTCCAGACATTGAGCAAAGCTTTCAAGAGGCATTATCAATATATCCACCATGTGGACGCAGGAAAATTATATTATCCGATGAGGGTAAAATGTATG GCCGCAATGAGCTGATCGCACGTTACATTAAATTGCGCACGGGCAAGACGAGAACCCGCAAACAAGTCTCATCCCATATACAAGTGCTCGCCCGACGAAAACTCCGTGAAATTCAAGCCAAAATTAAAGTC GAACCAAATGGTGTGTCCTTGCATTTACTCAATGAGAAAGAGCAAGCGCTGCAGGCGATGAGCTCCATGTCCAGTTCACAAATTGTCTCCGCCCAGGCGGCCAACAATTTGGCTTTGGCGGCCAGCGCGCTGACGGCGGCCGGCGTGCATCACTCGAAGCACCACTTGCCGCATCCTGCCCACCATCAGCACAGCCACCATCATCACCACCACCATCATcatccgcatccgcatccgcaCCACCATCATCAGATGGGtgtggctgctgcggcggcggcggcggcagctgctgcagctgctgccgttgcagtGGGTCAATCTCCAGCGGCGGTAcctggtgctgctggtggtggtggtggtgctgctagTGGTGCTGCCCCCAATTCAGTTGCAGTGCTGCCGGCatcgtcagcgtcagcgtcggcCTCACCGCCGCGTCACCATCTTACTGCCCACCATTCCCATCACAATTTGCCgcaccaccaccgccaccacaTGCATCCGCATCATCACCACCATGCGGCGGCTGTTGCAGCGGCTTACcacatgcagcaacaacaacaacagcagcagcagcagcagcaacaaggctCCAGCGAGGATGTGGTGACTACTGCGGGTGCTGAGGGCTCAACGGCGGCGCCGCCATTGCATCATCCGCCGTTGTATCCGGGC CAATTTTGGCAGCCTGGTCTACAGCCGAGCACATCGCAAGA TTTCTATGATTACAGCATCAAGCCGTTTGCCCAGCCCCCCTACACACCCGGCAAGCCCTCGACGGCGGTATCTGGTGAAATTGAGGCTGGCATACCGCCCACACAGTTGCCCTGGGAGGGCAGAGCCATAGCTACGCACAAATTCCGTTTGCTTGAGTTTACCGCCTTCATGGAAATCCAAAGAGATGAGATC TATCACCGACATCTGTTTGTGCAGTTAGGCGGCAAGCCCTCGTTCTCCGATCCGCTGCTAGAG ACTGTTGACATACGACAAATCTTGGATAAATTTCCGGAGAAAAACGGCGGCCTCAAAGATCTCTATGAGAAGGGACCACAGAATGCGTTCTACTTGGTTAAATGTTGGGCGGATCTCAACACGGATGTGACGACAGGCAGCGAAACGGGTGATTTCTATGGTGTGACCAGCCA ATACGAGAGCAATGAGAACATTGAGCTTGTCTGCTCGACAATCGTTTGCAGCTTTGGCAAACAGGTGGTGGAGAAGGTGGAGAAGGAGTATTCACGTCTGGAGAACAATCGCTATGTCTATCGCATACAGCGCTCACCCATGTGCGAATATATGatcaattttatacaaaagctGAAGAATTTACCTGAACGCTATATGATGAACAGTGTGCTCGAGAATTTCACAATATTGCAG GTAATGCGAGCGCGTGAAACGGAAGAGACACTGCTATGCATAGCGTACGTGTTTGAGGTGGCGGCCCAGAATAGCGGTACTACGCATCATATCTATCGTCTTATAAAGGAATAG
- the LOC108606540 gene encoding serine/threonine-protein phosphatase 2A activator, with protein MSEMKDAHNKLEARVSSYFSQPDFGVMLRVRKESDTVLWHNSVAYNELLSYINRTATAIQGLSTAERDSGYAVSETMERLCSIFDRLQVLMTAMHTPTYSTRPYQHTDSLRPGAGESYRNWSRHMLRSIFNLVEQALPANKCGHVNELAQYLAGSFGNCTRIDYGTGHELSFVFFLCALFRANVLQSSDVPAAALLLFGRYLCFVRRLQQQFGLKPAGSQYCYSIDDYQFVAFLWGAAQLSYRAPFAPKQLLQPALYTQESSNYLLAGCVAYVASSKEGNFNEHSNLLWGMVTLSSWPKIYHGLYDMYRNEVLSQFHLLRHLCFGNLMPFCLAPPKDKPQRAQLGFVAAARESQQQQQPETVTATATATATATATETAHSGLSTGSSSSSLHNNYCRLRSLSLREPRATTTTHTELK; from the coding sequence atGAGCGAAATGAAGGACGCGCACAACAAACTGGAGGCCAGAGTGTCCTCGTACTTTAGTCAGCCGGACTTTGGCGTGATGTTGCGCGTGCGCAAAGAGTCGGACACTGTGCTGTGGCACAATTCGGTGGCATACAACGAGCTGCTGTCGTACATCAATCGCACGGCGACGGCCATACAAGGATTGAGCACGGCGGAGCGGGACAGCGGCTATGCAGTGAGCGAGACCATGGAGCGGCTCTGCAGCATTTTCGATCGACTGCAAGTGCTGATGACGGCAATGCACACGCCAACGTACAGCACACGGCCGTATCAGCATACGGACTCGTTGCGTCCGGGTGCAGGTGAATCATATCGCAATTGGTCGCGTCATATGCTGCGCAGCATTTTCAACCTGGTGGAGCAGGCGCTGCCCGCCAACAAGTGTGGGCATGTCAATGAACTGGCGCAATATTTGGCCGGCAGCTTTGGCAATTGCACGCGCATCGACTACGGCACGGGCCACGAGCTGAGCTTTGTCTTTTTTCTCTGCGCGCTCTTTCGCGCCAATGTGCTGCAGTCCAGCGATGTGCCGgccgcagcgctgctgctctttggccgctatttgtgctttgtgcggcgactgcagcagcagtttggccTAAAGCCGGCGGGCAGTCAGTACTGCTATTCGATTGATGACTATCAGTTTGTGGCGTTCCTTTGGGGCgccgctcagctcagctatCGCGCACCCTTTGcgcccaagcagctgctgcagccggcGCTGTATACGCAGGAGAGCAGCAACtatttgctggctggctgcgtTGCTTATGTGGCCAGCAGCAAGGAGGGCAACTTTAACGAGCACTCGAATCTGCTCTGGGGCATGGTCACTCTCTCGTCCTGGCCCAAAATATACCACGGACTCTACGACATGTACCGCAATGAGGTGCTCAGCCAGTTCCATCTGCTGCGGCATTTATGCTTTGGCAATCTGATGCCGTTCTGTCTGGCGCCGCCCAAAGATAAGCCCCAGCGGGCGCAGCTCggctttgttgctgccgccagagaatcgcagcagcagcagcagcccgagACAgtgactgcgacagcgactgcaactgcaactgcaactgcaactgagaCTGCGCACAGTGGTTTaagcacaggcagcagcagcagctccttgcACAACAATTACTGTCGACTGCGCTCTTTAAGCTTAAGAGAGCcccgagcaacaacaacaacgcacactgaattaaaataa